The following coding sequences are from one Gossypium hirsutum isolate 1008001.06 chromosome A12, Gossypium_hirsutum_v2.1, whole genome shotgun sequence window:
- the LOC107937600 gene encoding uncharacterized protein isoform X1, with the protein MYARRIRGRNQRWGLVFQQWKHLIKPHCQDLACYRSLFHPYSVRTGSLDVGMIRRSVLDSSYTRGVAPAFINARFYGRSAPCLSNHQLRLYSSKGEGRNASEDNYRPVNDGANFDKGKTWREKFGNDVKPCDVHAQLGEQDQKEWLNNEKLSMESKKKESPFLTRREKFKNEFLRRVVPWQKIHVSWETFPYYIHENTKNILVECVASNLKHKELSASYGARLPSSSGRILLQSVPGTELYRERVVRALARELQVPLLVLDSSILAPYDFGDDCSSESESDEDNLESVVDGTSESDVEDENDASNEEDWTSSNETRTDCSDEDEVQATAEAALKKLVPYNLEEFEKRVSGESESSSESSKTEADESANKSKQLLKKGDRVKYIGPNVQSEAKKRIILGKIPTSDGPTNVYTSIRGRPLCSGQRGEVYEVNGDRVAVILDISTDNRAKEEKDEKSTEESASPRVYWLNVKDVEHDHDTQAEDCYIAMEALCEVLNSKQPLIVYFQDSSQWLCRAVPKSKRKEFVSKVHEMFDKLSGPVVLICGQNRVETGSKEKEKFTMILPNFGRLAKLPLPLKRLTEGLKATKRSTDDEIYKLFTNVLCIHPPKEEDLLRIFNKQLDEDRRIVISRSNLNELHKVLEENELSCLDLLQTNTDGVILTKRKAEKVVGWAKNHYLSSCTLPSIKGERLCLPRESLEIAVMRLKEEETLSRKPAQNLKNLAKDEYESNFVSAVVAPGEIGVKFDDIGALEDVKKALNELVILPMRRPELFSHGNLLRPCKGILLFGPPGTGKTLLAKALATEAGANFISITGSALTSKWFGDAEKLTKALFSFASKLAPVIIFVDEVDSLLGARGGGFEHEATRRMRNEFMAAWDGLRSKDSQRILILGATNRPFDLDDAVIRRLPRRIYVDLPDAGNRMKILKIFLAQENIGCNFSFEELANATEGYSGSDLKNLCIAAAYRPVQELLEEENKGGKNDAAGVLRPLNLDDFIQSKAKVGSSVAYDAASMNELRKWNEQYGEGGSRRKSPFGF; encoded by the exons ATGTATGCAAGGAGGATAAGGGGTAGAAACCAGAGATGGGGCCTGGTGTTTCAACAGTGGAAACATTTAATTAAGCCACATTGCCAGGATCTTGCTTGTTATCGATCTTTGTTCCACCCATATTCTGTGCGGACTGGTTCTTTGGATGTTGGTATGATTAGAAGAAGTGTTTTAGATTCATCTTATACTCGAGGTGTTGCTCCTGCATTTATAAATGCACGTTTCTATGGAAGGTCTGCTCCATGTTTAAGTAACCATCAGTTGCGTTTGTATAGTTCTAAAGGTGAGGGAAGGAATGCTAGTGAGGATAACTATAGACCTGTGAATGATGGGGCTAACTTTGATAAGGGAAAGACTTGGCGGGAAAAGTTTGGGAATGACGTAAAGCCTTGTGATGTACATGCTCAGCTTGGGGAACAGGATCAAAAGGAATGGCTCAATAATGAAAAACTTTCTATGGAGAGTAAGAAGAAAGAATCGCCATTTTTGACCAGACGTGAGAAGTTTAAAAACGAGTTCTTGCGTAGGGTTGTGCCTTGGCAGAAAATACATGTTTCTTGGGAAACATTTCCTTATTACATTCA TGAGAATACCAAAAATATTTTGGTTGAATGTGTTGCTTCAAATTTGAAACATAAGGAGCTCAGTGCTTCTTATGGTGCTCGATTGCCATCTTCGAGTGGGAGAATACTGCTTCAAAGTGTCCCAG GAACTGAACTTTATCGCGAGAGAGTGGTTAGGGCGCTGGCACGAGAGTTACAAGTACCACTTTTGGTTCTTGACAGCAGCATTCTTGCTCCATAT GATTTTGGTGATGATTGCTCATCTGAGTCTGAATCAGATGAAGATAATCTGGAATCCGTAGTAGATGGTACTTCAGAGTCAGATGTTGAGGATGAGAATGATGCCAGTAATGAGGAAGACTGGACAAGCAGCAATGAGACAAGAACAGACTGCAGTGATGAGGATGAAGTGCAGGCAACTGCTGAAGCAGCCCTCAAGAAGCTTGTTCCCTACAACCTGGAAGAGTTTGAGAAG AGAGTCTCTGGAGAATCTGAGAGTTCCTCAGAATCCTCAAAAACTGAGGCCGATGAATCTGCTAATAAATCCAAGCAGCTTCTTAAGAAAG GGGACCGTGTGAAATATATTGGACCTAATGTGCAGAGTGAAGCTAAAAAAAG GATCATATTGGGGAAGATACCAACATCTGATGGTCCAACTAATGTTTATACGAGTATTCGAGGCAG ACCCCTATGTAGCGGTCAACGTGGTGAGGTATATGAGGTGAACGGAGACAGAGTTGCTGTCATTTTGGATATTAGTACTGATAACAGAGCAAAAGAAGAGAAGGATGAGAAATCCACTGAGGAGTCTGCTAGCCCACGAGTTTATTGGTTAAATG TTAAGGATGTCGAGCATGATCATGATACTCAGGCAGAGGACTGCTATATTGCCATGGAAGCTTTATGTGAG GTTTTGAATTCCAAGCAACCTCTTATCGTATATTTTCAAGATTCTTCACAGTGGTTGTGTAGGGCGGTTCCCAAGTCAAAACGTAAAGAATTTGTCAGCAAGGTTCATGAAATGTTTGACAAATTATCAGGTCCTGTTGTTTTGATTTGTGGGCAGAacagagttgaaacagggtcaaAGGAGAAAGAGAAATTT ACGATGATACTGCCAAATTTTGGTCGCCTTGCAAAACTG CCTCTCCCTTTGAAGCGTCTTACTGAGGGTCTTAAAGCAACCAAGAGATCTACTGATGATGAAATATATAAGCTCTTTACTAATGTTTTGTGTATTCATCCTCCTAAG GAGGAAGATCTCCTTAGAATATTTAATAAACAACTTGATGAGGATCGGAGAATCGTGATATCAAGAAGCAATCTAAATGAATTACATAAG GTTCTTGAGGAGAATGAGCTGTCATGTTTGGACCTATTACAAACAAATACTGATGGTGTGATACTGACTAAACGGA AAGCTGAAAAGGTTGTTGGTTGGGCTAAAAACCATTACTTATCATCTTGCACGCTTCCTTCCATAAAAGGCGAAAGATTATGTCTGCCTCGTGAAAG CCTTGAAATTGCAGTTATGAGATTGAAGGAGGAAGAAACATTATCTCGGAAACCTGCACAAAACCTGAAG AACCTTGCAAAGGATGAGTATGAAAGCAACTTTGTTTCAGCTGTGGTAGCACCTGGTGAAAttggtgtcaaatttgatgatatTGGTGCTCTTGAAGATGTGAAGAAAGCATTGAATGAACTTGTCATTCTTCCAATGCGAAGACCTGAACTTTTCTCTCATGGAAATCTATTGCGG CCTTGCAAAGGAATATTACTTTTTGGTCCTCCTGGAACCGGGAAAACCCTTCTTGCTAAGGCACTGGCAACAGAAGCGGGAGCCAACTTTATCAGCATAACTGGTTCTGCTCTTACATCGAAG TGGTTTGGAGACGCTGAAAAGCTCACCAAGGCCCTTTTCTCTTTTGCTAGCAAGCTGGCACCAGTCATTATTTTTGTTGACGAG GTTGATAGTTTGCTGGGTGCTCGTGGTGGTGGTTTTGAGCATGAGGCAACTAGGAGAATGAGAAACGAGTTCATGGCAGCTTGGGATGGATTAAGGTCAAAAGATAGCCAAAGAATCCTCATCCTTGGTGCCACAAATAGGCCCTTTGATCTTGATGATGCTGTTATTCGTCGCTTACCAAGAAG GATATATGTTGACTTACCAGATGCTGGAAACCGCATGAAGATACTGAAAATATTTCTTGCACAAGAGAATATAGGATGTAATTTTTCATTTGAAGAACTTGCAAATGCAACTGAGGGGTATTCTGGCAGTGATTTGAAG AACCTCTGTATAGCTGCAGCGTACAGGCCTGTGCAAGAACTTCTAGAAGAAGAAAACAAG GGTGGCAAAAATGATGCAGCTGGTGTACTAAGGCCTCTTAATTTGGATGACTTTATTCAATCAAAAGCCAAG gtgGGTTCATCCGTTGCTTATGATGCTGCAAGCATGAATGAGCTGAGGAAATGGAACGAGCAGTATGGAGAAGGTGGTAGCAGAAGGAAGTCACCTTTTGGTTTCTAA
- the LOC107937600 gene encoding uncharacterized protein isoform X2, which yields MYARRIRGRNQRWGLVFQQWKHLIKPHCQDLACYRSLFHPYSVRTGSLDVGMIRRSVLDSSYTRGVAPAFINARFYGRSAPCLSNHQLRLYSSKGEGRNASEDNYRPVNDGANFDKGKTWREKFGNDVKPCDVHAQLGEQDQKEWLNNEKLSMESKKKESPFLTRREKFKNEFLRRVVPWQKIHVSWETFPYYIHENTKNILVECVASNLKHKELSASYGARLPSSSGRILLQSVPGTELYRERVVRALARELQVPLLVLDSSILAPYDFGDDCSSESESDEDNLESVVDGTSESDVEDENDASNEEDWTSSNETRTDCSDEDEVQATAEAALKKLVPYNLEEFEKRVSGESESSSESSKTEADESANKSKQLLKKGDRVKYIGPNVQSEAKKRPLCSGQRGEVYEVNGDRVAVILDISTDNRAKEEKDEKSTEESASPRVYWLNVKDVEHDHDTQAEDCYIAMEALCEVLNSKQPLIVYFQDSSQWLCRAVPKSKRKEFVSKVHEMFDKLSGPVVLICGQNRVETGSKEKEKFTMILPNFGRLAKLPLPLKRLTEGLKATKRSTDDEIYKLFTNVLCIHPPKEEDLLRIFNKQLDEDRRIVISRSNLNELHKVLEENELSCLDLLQTNTDGVILTKRKAEKVVGWAKNHYLSSCTLPSIKGERLCLPRESLEIAVMRLKEEETLSRKPAQNLKNLAKDEYESNFVSAVVAPGEIGVKFDDIGALEDVKKALNELVILPMRRPELFSHGNLLRPCKGILLFGPPGTGKTLLAKALATEAGANFISITGSALTSKWFGDAEKLTKALFSFASKLAPVIIFVDEVDSLLGARGGGFEHEATRRMRNEFMAAWDGLRSKDSQRILILGATNRPFDLDDAVIRRLPRRIYVDLPDAGNRMKILKIFLAQENIGCNFSFEELANATEGYSGSDLKNLCIAAAYRPVQELLEEENKGGKNDAAGVLRPLNLDDFIQSKAKVGSSVAYDAASMNELRKWNEQYGEGGSRRKSPFGF from the exons ATGTATGCAAGGAGGATAAGGGGTAGAAACCAGAGATGGGGCCTGGTGTTTCAACAGTGGAAACATTTAATTAAGCCACATTGCCAGGATCTTGCTTGTTATCGATCTTTGTTCCACCCATATTCTGTGCGGACTGGTTCTTTGGATGTTGGTATGATTAGAAGAAGTGTTTTAGATTCATCTTATACTCGAGGTGTTGCTCCTGCATTTATAAATGCACGTTTCTATGGAAGGTCTGCTCCATGTTTAAGTAACCATCAGTTGCGTTTGTATAGTTCTAAAGGTGAGGGAAGGAATGCTAGTGAGGATAACTATAGACCTGTGAATGATGGGGCTAACTTTGATAAGGGAAAGACTTGGCGGGAAAAGTTTGGGAATGACGTAAAGCCTTGTGATGTACATGCTCAGCTTGGGGAACAGGATCAAAAGGAATGGCTCAATAATGAAAAACTTTCTATGGAGAGTAAGAAGAAAGAATCGCCATTTTTGACCAGACGTGAGAAGTTTAAAAACGAGTTCTTGCGTAGGGTTGTGCCTTGGCAGAAAATACATGTTTCTTGGGAAACATTTCCTTATTACATTCA TGAGAATACCAAAAATATTTTGGTTGAATGTGTTGCTTCAAATTTGAAACATAAGGAGCTCAGTGCTTCTTATGGTGCTCGATTGCCATCTTCGAGTGGGAGAATACTGCTTCAAAGTGTCCCAG GAACTGAACTTTATCGCGAGAGAGTGGTTAGGGCGCTGGCACGAGAGTTACAAGTACCACTTTTGGTTCTTGACAGCAGCATTCTTGCTCCATAT GATTTTGGTGATGATTGCTCATCTGAGTCTGAATCAGATGAAGATAATCTGGAATCCGTAGTAGATGGTACTTCAGAGTCAGATGTTGAGGATGAGAATGATGCCAGTAATGAGGAAGACTGGACAAGCAGCAATGAGACAAGAACAGACTGCAGTGATGAGGATGAAGTGCAGGCAACTGCTGAAGCAGCCCTCAAGAAGCTTGTTCCCTACAACCTGGAAGAGTTTGAGAAG AGAGTCTCTGGAGAATCTGAGAGTTCCTCAGAATCCTCAAAAACTGAGGCCGATGAATCTGCTAATAAATCCAAGCAGCTTCTTAAGAAAG GGGACCGTGTGAAATATATTGGACCTAATGTGCAGAGTGAAGCTAAAAAAAG ACCCCTATGTAGCGGTCAACGTGGTGAGGTATATGAGGTGAACGGAGACAGAGTTGCTGTCATTTTGGATATTAGTACTGATAACAGAGCAAAAGAAGAGAAGGATGAGAAATCCACTGAGGAGTCTGCTAGCCCACGAGTTTATTGGTTAAATG TTAAGGATGTCGAGCATGATCATGATACTCAGGCAGAGGACTGCTATATTGCCATGGAAGCTTTATGTGAG GTTTTGAATTCCAAGCAACCTCTTATCGTATATTTTCAAGATTCTTCACAGTGGTTGTGTAGGGCGGTTCCCAAGTCAAAACGTAAAGAATTTGTCAGCAAGGTTCATGAAATGTTTGACAAATTATCAGGTCCTGTTGTTTTGATTTGTGGGCAGAacagagttgaaacagggtcaaAGGAGAAAGAGAAATTT ACGATGATACTGCCAAATTTTGGTCGCCTTGCAAAACTG CCTCTCCCTTTGAAGCGTCTTACTGAGGGTCTTAAAGCAACCAAGAGATCTACTGATGATGAAATATATAAGCTCTTTACTAATGTTTTGTGTATTCATCCTCCTAAG GAGGAAGATCTCCTTAGAATATTTAATAAACAACTTGATGAGGATCGGAGAATCGTGATATCAAGAAGCAATCTAAATGAATTACATAAG GTTCTTGAGGAGAATGAGCTGTCATGTTTGGACCTATTACAAACAAATACTGATGGTGTGATACTGACTAAACGGA AAGCTGAAAAGGTTGTTGGTTGGGCTAAAAACCATTACTTATCATCTTGCACGCTTCCTTCCATAAAAGGCGAAAGATTATGTCTGCCTCGTGAAAG CCTTGAAATTGCAGTTATGAGATTGAAGGAGGAAGAAACATTATCTCGGAAACCTGCACAAAACCTGAAG AACCTTGCAAAGGATGAGTATGAAAGCAACTTTGTTTCAGCTGTGGTAGCACCTGGTGAAAttggtgtcaaatttgatgatatTGGTGCTCTTGAAGATGTGAAGAAAGCATTGAATGAACTTGTCATTCTTCCAATGCGAAGACCTGAACTTTTCTCTCATGGAAATCTATTGCGG CCTTGCAAAGGAATATTACTTTTTGGTCCTCCTGGAACCGGGAAAACCCTTCTTGCTAAGGCACTGGCAACAGAAGCGGGAGCCAACTTTATCAGCATAACTGGTTCTGCTCTTACATCGAAG TGGTTTGGAGACGCTGAAAAGCTCACCAAGGCCCTTTTCTCTTTTGCTAGCAAGCTGGCACCAGTCATTATTTTTGTTGACGAG GTTGATAGTTTGCTGGGTGCTCGTGGTGGTGGTTTTGAGCATGAGGCAACTAGGAGAATGAGAAACGAGTTCATGGCAGCTTGGGATGGATTAAGGTCAAAAGATAGCCAAAGAATCCTCATCCTTGGTGCCACAAATAGGCCCTTTGATCTTGATGATGCTGTTATTCGTCGCTTACCAAGAAG GATATATGTTGACTTACCAGATGCTGGAAACCGCATGAAGATACTGAAAATATTTCTTGCACAAGAGAATATAGGATGTAATTTTTCATTTGAAGAACTTGCAAATGCAACTGAGGGGTATTCTGGCAGTGATTTGAAG AACCTCTGTATAGCTGCAGCGTACAGGCCTGTGCAAGAACTTCTAGAAGAAGAAAACAAG GGTGGCAAAAATGATGCAGCTGGTGTACTAAGGCCTCTTAATTTGGATGACTTTATTCAATCAAAAGCCAAG gtgGGTTCATCCGTTGCTTATGATGCTGCAAGCATGAATGAGCTGAGGAAATGGAACGAGCAGTATGGAGAAGGTGGTAGCAGAAGGAAGTCACCTTTTGGTTTCTAA